The nucleotide window GCAGGGCGAGCCGGACGTTCGCCTCGCCGATGAGCAGCACCGCCGAGACGAAATAGACCGACACATAGACCAGCACGTCGAGCACGCGGGTCACGACCTCGCGCACCGCCAGCGCCGTCTGCATCACCTTGGTGGCGATGCGGCCGGCGAAGTCGTTCTGGTAGAAGCCGATGCTCTGGCGCAGCAGGTAGCGGTGCACCTGCCAGCGGATCGCCATCGGGTAGTTGCCGAGCAGCGTCTGGTGGAACAGCAGCTCCCACGCCAGCGACAGCGCCGGCATGATCACCAGGATCACCACGCCCATCCAGACGAGCCGCCCGGCATTGTCGTCGAAGAAGGTCTCGCGATCCGCCGTCGACAGCCAGTTCACCAGGTCGCCGAGGAAGGAAAAGACCATGACCTCGAAGATGGCGACCGCCGTTCCCAGCAGGCACACGGCCACCAGGATCGGCCAGATCGGCCGCGTGTAATGCCAGCAGAAGGCGAAAAGCCCGGCCGGGGGCGCCGTGATCGGCTGCTCCCGGAACGGGTCGATGAGTTTTTCAAACCGGTCGAACATGACGAAGATCCTCGTGAGACCTGCGGGTGCGATCCGACCGCCGCATCACCGCGTGCCGTCCGGCGGGAAACACCGGACGCGGCGCTGCCGGTGTCATCAGCACCGACAGGATGAACGCGGAAACGGCGGCGGCAAGCACCGTCAGTCCCAGAAACAGGGTGAACAGCCTTTCGGCGAACTCGGTTGCAGGCACGCTGGTGCCGGCGGAGACGACCGCGTCCAGGCGGTCGAACTCCTGCAAGGCCTGCGGCACGAACAGGACCAGCGCCAGCGACAGGGTCAGCCCGACGGCGGCACCGGCGACCAGCGCGGCATCGGTCAGGCGTCCCTTGCCAAAACCGGACCCGGAACCGGAATCGGGGCTGCGATCGGAGGGACCGCCGACTTGCGGCAGCGGTGCTTGCGGCCGCGCGAACGGATCGAGCGGAAAACGGGAGTCCATGGGTAAGCTCCTGCGGAACTCGGCATCGGACAGTCGCGCAACGGACACGGACGGAAAGACCAGTGCATTCGCCGCGGATCGGCGAATTGCGTGCGGGACGGGACAGGCAGGGAACCGGCCAGGGCCGGATCGAAGGGGAAAACTAGACGGGCTGGAAAGGCTGGCGGCCTAAGCGCCGCGCACCGCAGATCCGGTCATTGGTGCCCCGGCAAGCGGAGCGAGGACGCACATGGAGGTGCGGATATTGATTGCGCCAAATGCCATCATGCACTCCCTCCTTAGCTGCTGCGACCTGGTATGACCTGCGGGTTCAAAGGCGGACGGGCGTCCGCCGGCCGGGTATCAGGCATCCGCGTTGCTGACGCTGGCGATGCCGGGACCCCGACACCCGGGACCATACACGATGACCGTCGGTTGCAAAGCGACAATTCGAACCCGAATGATTGAAGCCATGCGACTGTTGCGTTCATGCAACGTTCTCGCGCCGGCCCTGCCTGCGCGGGGCAACGTTCTCGCGCCGGCCCTGCCAGCGCGGGGCAACGTTCTCGCGCCGGCCCTGCCAGCGCGGGGCAACGTTCTCGCGCCGGCCCTGCCTGCGCGGGGCAACGTTCTCGCGCTGGTCCTGCCAGCGCGGGGCAACGTTCTCGCGCTGGTCCTGCAGCTGCGCAGCCTACACCACCTCTTGCGTGTCCTCGACGTCGACGGTCAGAAAACCGCCGGACTGGCGCGCCCACAGCTCGGCATAAAGCCCGCCGCGGGCCAGCAGTTCCTCATGCGTGCCGTCCTCGACGATCCGCCCCTCGTCCAGCACGATCAACCGGTCCATCGCCGCGATGGTCGACAGCCTGTGGGCGATGGCGATCACCGTCTTGCCGGCCATCAGGTCGTTGAGGCTCTCCTGGATCGCCGCCTCCACTTCCGAATCGAGCGCCGAGGTCGCCTCGTCCAGCACCAGGATCGGCGCATTCTTCAAGAGCACCCGCGCAATGGCGATGCGCTGGCGCTGGCCGCCGGACAGTTTCACGCCCCGCTCGCCGACCCGCGCGTCGAAGCCGGTGCGGCCGCGGCTGTCGGCCAGCGCCTCGATGAACTCGAGCGCATGCGCCCGCCGCGCTGCCTCGCGGATTGCCGTCTCGTCCGCGTCCCTCGCCCCGAGGGCGATATTGTCGCGGATCGAGCGGTGCAGCAGCGAGGTGTCCTGTGTCACCATGCCGATCTGCGCGCGCAGGCTCGCCTGCGTCACGCCCGAAATGTCCTGCCCGTCGATCAGGATGCGCCCGCTCTCCACGTCGTAAAAGCGCAGCAGCAGGTTCACCAGCGTCGACTTGCCCGCGCCCGAACGGCCGACAAGGCCCACCCGTTCGCCCGGCCTGATCGTCGTTGTCAGGTCCTCGATCACCCCGCCCGTCTTGCCGTAGTGGAACCGCACGCCCTCGAAATCGATCTCGCCCTTGGACACGGCGAGCGACGGCGCGTTCGGCCGGTCGGTCACGGTCACCGGCCGGGTGATCGTCTCGGCGCTGTCCTGCAGCGTGCCCAGCGCCCGGAACAGCCCGTTGAGCTGGCCGAGCAGCCGGCCCAGCAGCACGTTGAGCCGCAGCACCAGGCCGAGCACCAGCGCCACGTCGCCGGTCGTCACTCGCCCCGCCTCCCAGGCGAAGACCGCCAGCACGCCGATGGCAGCGATCATCACGCCCGACAGCACGCTCATCACGCTGCGCACCGCCGTCAGCGTGCGGGTGAAGCGCCGGATCGCGGCAAGAAACGTCTCGTAGCTCTCGCGGGTGCCGATCCCCTCGCGCTGCGTGTCGCTGAACAGCTTGATCGTCTGGATGTTGCCGTAGGTGTCGACGAAGCGGCCCGTCACGCCGGACGAGGCATGGGCGCTTTCCTTCGCGGTCCGGCGAATGCGCGGCACATAGATGACCGCAAGCCCGGCAAAAATCGCGAGCCACAGAGCCACGACGAGGCCGAACCACGGATCGAGCGCGCTCACCAGCGCCAGCGTCGACACCGCGAAGACGACGATGAACCAGATCACCTGCAGCAGGCTGACCATGAAGTCGCCGGCCGCCTGTCCCGACTGCCAGACCTTCTGCGAGATGCGCCCCGCGAACTCGTCCTGGAAATAGGCCAGCGACTTGCCCACCACCTGCGCGTGGCCCTGCATGCGCACCAGGTTGAAGAAGCCAGGCACCACGACCTGCTCCTCCACCAGCGCGGTCAGCGCGGCGATGACCGGGCGCACCACCAGCACGGTCAGGCCCATCAGGATCAGGATCGTTGCGTTCTGCGCAAGGAAATCGGCCCGCGTGCCGGCCTGCATCATGTCGACCAGGTCGCCGACGAAGACGTAGAGCGCCGCCTCGATCAGGGCGGTGATGCCGCCGAGCACCAGCATGACGAGGAAGGTCACCCGCGCCTGCGAGACGAAGAACCACAGATAGCCGAAGCCCGTGCCCGGCACCGGGCGGTCGGGCAGCGGGGTCAGCGGATCGAGACGCCCTTCGAACCAGGCGAACAGTCTTTCGAGCACGGGAAGCCGGGTCCTTTGCTGTTGCCGGAAGGGCGGGGCGCGGGCAAGAAGGGCGCCGAGGGGAATGCGGGCGCCGCCCGCACCTGCATATGGGACACCCCGCCC belongs to Stappia indica and includes:
- a CDS encoding ABC transporter ATP-binding protein, yielding MRARSGLGKGGRGVPYAGAGGARIPLGALLARAPPFRQQQRTRLPVLERLFAWFEGRLDPLTPLPDRPVPGTGFGYLWFFVSQARVTFLVMLVLGGITALIEAALYVFVGDLVDMMQAGTRADFLAQNATILILMGLTVLVVRPVIAALTALVEEQVVVPGFFNLVRMQGHAQVVGKSLAYFQDEFAGRISQKVWQSGQAAGDFMVSLLQVIWFIVVFAVSTLALVSALDPWFGLVVALWLAIFAGLAVIYVPRIRRTAKESAHASSGVTGRFVDTYGNIQTIKLFSDTQREGIGTRESYETFLAAIRRFTRTLTAVRSVMSVLSGVMIAAIGVLAVFAWEAGRVTTGDVALVLGLVLRLNVLLGRLLGQLNGLFRALGTLQDSAETITRPVTVTDRPNAPSLAVSKGEIDFEGVRFHYGKTGGVIEDLTTTIRPGERVGLVGRSGAGKSTLVNLLLRFYDVESGRILIDGQDISGVTQASLRAQIGMVTQDTSLLHRSIRDNIALGARDADETAIREAARRAHALEFIEALADSRGRTGFDARVGERGVKLSGGQRQRIAIARVLLKNAPILVLDEATSALDSEVEAAIQESLNDLMAGKTVIAIAHRLSTIAAMDRLIVLDEGRIVEDGTHEELLARGGLYAELWARQSGGFLTVDVEDTQEVV